Proteins from one Lacrimispora sphenoides genomic window:
- a CDS encoding M24 family metallopeptidase, translating into MKEHPDYLKSFPKAEYEDHIQKLQKEMEIAGIDMLLLSSPENIFYSTAYRSWYTSSLFRPVLVFVPRIGEPAISLRILEKSTVENVSWCTRIYASGTKSRNLGPLNSEDPVDAMKKFMGELDLPVKRVGLEAGDGQHFFWSLNMLKNLVETFSGIKFVDGTMAINRARMIKSGWEIERIRTAGYITERAIIDTFFQIRPGITTEKDIARGIASRMAEGGVDKISYLTINSGKDKYHTFNSYATDRITDHGDIVLVDISGHIDGYASDLTRVIYLGCSPPEQYIEMAETARSCVHAGFDILKPGARVSDINKAIEGYLRQSRCGSQVLHSSGHSTGLNVTEYPNISDDCDEILKPGMVFALENGVYPYDSEKGAGTIRISFRMEDEALVTENGAEWLSGPGKALYTLGDFC; encoded by the coding sequence ATGAAGGAACATCCGGATTACTTAAAATCATTCCCAAAAGCAGAGTATGAGGACCATATTCAAAAGCTGCAAAAAGAGATGGAAATAGCAGGTATTGATATGCTCTTGCTGTCTTCGCCCGAAAATATTTTTTACTCTACGGCGTATCGTTCCTGGTACACATCCAGCTTGTTCAGGCCGGTACTGGTATTTGTGCCAAGAATCGGTGAACCGGCAATATCCTTAAGAATACTGGAAAAATCCACAGTAGAAAATGTCAGCTGGTGTACCCGCATTTATGCTTCTGGAACGAAAAGCCGTAATTTGGGACCCCTTAATTCGGAAGATCCCGTTGATGCTATGAAAAAGTTTATGGGAGAACTTGATTTACCCGTCAAGAGGGTAGGACTGGAAGCAGGAGATGGGCAACACTTTTTCTGGTCGCTTAATATGTTGAAAAATCTGGTTGAAACTTTTAGCGGGATTAAATTTGTTGATGGAACAATGGCAATAAACAGGGCCCGTATGATAAAATCCGGCTGGGAAATTGAAAGGATCCGCACAGCCGGATATATAACAGAGCGGGCGATTATAGATACATTTTTTCAAATCCGTCCCGGAATTACTACAGAAAAAGACATTGCCAGAGGAATAGCAAGCCGGATGGCAGAAGGAGGTGTGGATAAAATATCGTATCTGACAATTAATTCCGGCAAAGATAAATACCATACATTTAACAGCTATGCTACAGACCGTATTACAGACCACGGAGATATTGTACTTGTAGATATCAGCGGGCATATAGACGGGTATGCTTCTGATTTGACACGAGTGATTTATCTTGGTTGTTCGCCCCCAGAGCAATACATAGAGATGGCAGAAACGGCCAGAAGCTGTGTTCATGCAGGTTTTGATATATTAAAACCCGGGGCAAGGGTATCAGATATTAATAAGGCGATTGAAGGATATTTAAGACAATCCAGATGTGGCAGTCAAGTGTTACATTCCAGTGGGCATTCCACCGGTCTTAATGTTACGGAATATCCTAATATCAGCGACGACTGTGATGAGATATTAAAACCTGGAATGGTTTTTGCTCTGGAAAATGGCGTATATCCATATGATTCTGAAAAGGGAGCAGGGACAATCCGGATTTCTTTCCGTATGGAAGATGAGGCGCTTGTCACGGAAAACGGAGCGGAATGGTTATCCGGGCCGGGAAAGGCACTTTATACACTGGGGGATTTTTGTTAA
- a CDS encoding BglG family transcription antiterminator, giving the protein MNKRQVSFLNLLLNNSSKLLPMGFYAEKLQVSSKTLQRDLEQVEGFLKKFKAEIEKKSGVGIRIIINQDLSAQMNNHIAYLSYAGQSLEKQFMERGSRRMDIVLNLLLYSNEYTSLSSLAYKYYVSKGTINNDLLFLDEMLGRFTLKIGKSVNGTMICGEERNIRQALVYIISQILDINTALMKNGTFCNDQRDSDSESNAPGIILDIFREDDICFVNRLVCWIEKKYSYKFDDNEFENVTLSLLVMVYRIKNGYRLGTAADTGRTNLREVKGIKEIVDEVTEQIYGQYRINLALSEREGIRNIFLASYLSRVIDNGICADDVFHFFSEDFIDAFAAITNINLRENPVFCENVISHIILMLNRLYNGTPASNPLMELLIKDYQSTLNVCKIICCILARKFQIPELSIDEISFLMLYILGEIVRQSEHARVLFVTDMAKSVANLMKLRLQQRFPQWNINMCTMEGYRLAKKGNCDFCISTFMLEEDSIPYVYVSPILDDKDFRNIQELFWKTDKKFSVYQLELVRIVYDLRDIGCDVDFLTCYPAMNNAVLITIKALKDIRYRYSINEQEENRCVFVLDDSSKRILEVHIDMCNFDFMLFSSKIVYLLDNCPDAVLPDFINFFTEGESNV; this is encoded by the coding sequence ATGAATAAAAGGCAGGTATCATTTTTAAATTTGCTTTTAAATAACAGCAGTAAATTATTACCCATGGGGTTTTATGCTGAGAAACTTCAGGTGTCTTCAAAAACATTGCAAAGGGATTTGGAACAGGTTGAAGGATTTTTGAAAAAGTTCAAAGCCGAAATTGAAAAGAAAAGCGGGGTGGGAATTAGAATCATAATAAACCAGGATCTCAGCGCACAGATGAATAACCATATAGCATATCTTTCATATGCGGGCCAGTCTTTAGAAAAACAATTCATGGAGAGAGGCTCCAGGAGAATGGATATTGTTTTGAACCTGCTGTTGTATTCAAATGAATATACCTCCCTGTCCTCCCTGGCTTATAAATATTACGTCAGTAAAGGCACAATTAATAATGATTTGCTTTTTTTAGATGAAATGCTGGGGCGCTTCACATTAAAAATCGGAAAATCGGTGAATGGAACGATGATATGTGGAGAAGAACGCAACATACGTCAGGCTCTTGTATACATTATTTCTCAAATTTTAGATATAAATACGGCATTAATGAAGAACGGAACATTTTGCAATGATCAAAGAGACTCAGATTCAGAATCCAATGCACCGGGCATTATACTGGATATATTCAGAGAGGATGATATCTGCTTTGTAAACCGTCTTGTATGCTGGATTGAGAAGAAGTATAGTTACAAGTTTGATGATAATGAATTTGAAAATGTAACCTTAAGTCTGCTTGTTATGGTATATAGAATCAAAAACGGTTACCGTCTGGGAACAGCCGCAGATACCGGAAGGACCAACTTGAGGGAAGTAAAAGGGATAAAAGAGATTGTGGATGAGGTTACAGAACAGATATACGGGCAGTATCGGATAAACCTGGCTCTTTCGGAACGTGAGGGAATCAGAAATATATTTTTGGCATCATATTTGAGCAGGGTAATAGACAACGGTATCTGTGCAGATGATGTGTTTCACTTTTTCAGTGAAGATTTTATTGACGCTTTTGCTGCAATAACCAATATTAATTTAAGGGAAAATCCCGTATTTTGTGAAAATGTTATTTCCCATATCATTCTTATGCTTAACCGGCTGTATAACGGTACGCCAGCCAGCAATCCGCTGATGGAATTGTTGATAAAGGATTATCAGAGTACGCTTAATGTGTGCAAGATTATATGCTGTATATTGGCTAGAAAGTTTCAGATCCCGGAACTCAGCATAGACGAAATCAGTTTTTTAATGCTTTATATTCTAGGAGAGATTGTGAGACAATCGGAGCATGCCAGGGTATTATTTGTTACAGATATGGCTAAAAGTGTGGCGAATCTCATGAAGTTAAGGCTTCAGCAGCGGTTTCCGCAATGGAATATTAACATGTGCACTATGGAAGGATACAGGCTTGCGAAAAAAGGGAACTGCGATTTCTGTATCTCTACATTCATGCTGGAAGAAGATTCGATTCCTTATGTATACGTCTCTCCCATACTGGATGATAAAGATTTCCGAAATATACAGGAGTTATTTTGGAAGACAGATAAAAAATTCTCTGTTTATCAGCTAGAGCTGGTCCGGATTGTTTATGATCTGCGTGATATAGGCTGTGATGTTGACTTTCTTACTTGTTATCCGGCCATGAATAATGCTGTTTTGATAACTATAAAGGCCTTAAAAGATATTCGCTATAGGTATTCTATTAATGAACAGGAAGAAAATCGTTGTGTGTTTGTGCTGGATGACAGCAGCAAACGAATACTGGAAGTACACATTGACATGTGCAACTTTGATTTCATGTTGTTTTCTTCAAAAATAGTGTATTTGTTGGATAATTGTCCGGATGCTGTGCTTCCTGATTTTATCAATTTTTTTACGGAAGGAGAGTCAAATGTTTAA
- a CDS encoding winged helix-turn-helix transcriptional regulator has protein sequence MKIRDEYTCPLELTHDITKGKWKPIILWQLGKGVMSLTQLEKDIKGINQKMLLEHLKELMDYGMIGKHSFEGYPLKVEYFLTERGKKLLDAITIMQSIGIDIMKENNMTDFLQENGFID, from the coding sequence ATGAAAATACGCGATGAATACACATGCCCTTTGGAATTGACACATGATATTACGAAAGGCAAGTGGAAACCAATCATTTTATGGCAGCTGGGGAAGGGAGTTATGTCTTTGACCCAGCTTGAAAAAGACATTAAAGGTATTAATCAGAAAATGCTTCTTGAGCATCTGAAAGAGCTTATGGATTACGGAATGATAGGCAAGCATTCTTTTGAAGGATATCCGTTAAAAGTTGAATATTTTTTGACCGAACGCGGCAAAAAGCTGTTGGATGCCATCACAATCATGCAAAGCATAGGCATTGACATCATGAAAGAAAACAATATGACTGACTTTTTACAAGAAAACGGTTTTATAGACTGA
- a CDS encoding GGDEF domain-containing protein, translating to MKLKSAKRSKFGEQCLIKHPLNHIFNITWEFSFIWNQEERNSRFFPSLAKIKIGDSIHLVQELKDYNFSAKQSFNEIHGKILRFKVINIKNDKVRIYVVDDITESERAKKQLEILATEDALTGLYNRRYFMEKVEAGTEEGNIVIIDLDHFKSINDTFGHIEGDRVLRNFGGELKRFFDHQTVCRYGGEEFAIFLKGVDMEEGFKQIETLREKTAGMDFSRRVTFSAGMAECKDCNVSEAFINADRKLYEAKENGRNQTRY from the coding sequence ATGAAGCTCAAATCAGCTAAAAGGAGCAAATTTGGTGAACAATGTCTTATTAAGCATCCTCTTAATCATATCTTCAACATTACTTGGGAATTTAGTTTTATATGGAATCAGGAAGAAAGAAATTCCCGATTCTTTCCTTCTCTTGCAAAGATAAAAATCGGGGATTCCATTCATTTAGTCCAGGAATTAAAGGATTATAATTTTTCTGCCAAACAGTCCTTTAACGAGATTCATGGCAAGATACTTCGCTTTAAAGTCATTAATATAAAGAATGATAAAGTGAGAATATACGTTGTTGATGATATTACGGAATCAGAGCGGGCTAAGAAACAACTGGAAATTCTGGCTACGGAAGATGCCTTGACAGGGCTTTATAACAGGCGGTATTTTATGGAAAAGGTAGAAGCCGGTACAGAAGAAGGAAATATTGTAATTATTGACTTAGATCATTTTAAATCCATTAACGATACCTTTGGTCATATAGAGGGAGACAGAGTTTTAAGAAATTTCGGTGGTGAGCTTAAGCGTTTCTTTGATCATCAGACCGTATGCCGGTATGGGGGTGAGGAATTTGCCATATTTTTGAAGGGTGTTGACATGGAAGAAGGATTTAAACAAATAGAAACCTTGAGAGAAAAAACAGCGGGTATGGATTTTTCCAGGAGGGTCACCTTTTCAGCAGGAATGGCGGAATGCAAGGATTGTAATGTGTCAGAAGCATTTATCAATGCTGACCGAAAGCTTTATGAAGCAAAGGAGAACGGAAGAAATCAGACCAGGTACTAG
- a CDS encoding PTS system mannose/fructose/sorbose family transporter subunit IID, which yields MIIIQALLLAIAANLASGRVWSPITWPFCYPLINGTVVGIILGDPLLGLMAGATINLAYIGWISAGGTMPSNIGIAGVYGTAITILAKAAPDLAITLAIPIGLLGVLLWNLQMTLNVFWVHRLDTNAEKGELGKVFFNAWLFPQLTALVINGTPAFILMFLGGDFFNRLLGQIPLSFVNALSIAGNLLPALGVAMLLNYLGKKKMIPFFVIGFFLTTFLDLSIIAIAILGACIAVIVYYANTKKEIEEYSDSIEVASKIELNIRLHRSDLIKHWLIGLGAEVGYNYERMQASGNVLAMLPVIKRLYKEPEEIKAALKRYLVFFNTEPSFIGNIIPGICASLEEERANGADISDEMINGLRSGLMGPLAGVGDSLVGGIIYPILVSIGCALALKGNFSGPILFFLFFSGIMMVLGYNLYNMGYKQGSKSVMNILGEGSGSITRLTDAFGILGLMVIGAMGAQKVLVYVPLQINIGQTAVVLQSVLDGLMPNLLPFGLIIGTWLLLKRKVSPVLVVLILMLIGIIGYYIGILGLIA from the coding sequence ATGATAATTATTCAAGCTTTATTACTGGCAATTGCAGCAAATCTGGCAAGCGGCAGAGTGTGGAGCCCGATTACCTGGCCATTTTGTTATCCGCTTATCAATGGTACAGTAGTCGGTATTATTTTAGGTGATCCACTGCTGGGGCTTATGGCTGGGGCTACCATCAACTTGGCATATATAGGTTGGATTTCTGCCGGTGGAACCATGCCTTCTAATATCGGCATTGCAGGAGTGTATGGAACTGCAATTACCATACTGGCAAAAGCTGCTCCTGATCTGGCAATTACACTAGCAATACCAATTGGGCTGCTGGGCGTTCTGCTGTGGAATCTGCAGATGACTCTGAACGTATTCTGGGTACACCGGCTTGATACGAATGCTGAAAAAGGAGAGCTTGGTAAAGTATTCTTCAATGCCTGGCTGTTTCCTCAGCTGACGGCTCTTGTTATCAACGGAACACCGGCTTTTATCCTGATGTTCCTGGGCGGAGACTTTTTTAACCGTCTGTTGGGACAAATCCCACTATCTTTCGTTAATGCACTTAGTATTGCCGGTAATCTTCTTCCGGCCCTCGGTGTCGCTATGCTATTGAATTATTTGGGAAAGAAAAAGATGATTCCTTTTTTTGTTATCGGATTTTTCTTAACTACGTTTTTGGATTTGAGCATTATAGCAATTGCTATTTTGGGAGCATGCATTGCTGTTATTGTCTATTATGCAAATACGAAGAAGGAAATTGAAGAGTATTCGGACAGTATTGAGGTGGCTTCGAAGATAGAATTAAATATCAGGCTGCATAGATCGGATCTCATAAAACATTGGTTAATTGGCCTGGGTGCTGAGGTGGGATATAATTATGAGAGGATGCAGGCATCAGGCAATGTACTGGCTATGCTGCCTGTTATCAAACGTCTTTATAAGGAACCGGAAGAAATCAAAGCAGCTTTAAAACGGTATCTGGTATTCTTTAACACAGAACCATCTTTTATCGGAAATATTATTCCGGGTATCTGTGCGTCCCTTGAAGAGGAACGTGCAAATGGAGCGGATATTTCAGATGAAATGATCAATGGATTACGGTCGGGTCTTATGGGCCCGCTTGCCGGAGTGGGCGATAGCCTTGTAGGAGGCATTATTTATCCGATTTTAGTATCAATTGGCTGTGCGTTGGCCTTAAAAGGTAATTTTTCGGGTCCGATACTCTTTTTCCTGTTTTTTTCCGGAATCATGATGGTTCTCGGATATAATTTGTATAACATGGGGTATAAACAGGGCAGCAAATCGGTTATGAATATTCTGGGTGAAGGCTCAGGATCGATCACCCGCCTTACGGATGCATTTGGTATTCTAGGTCTCATGGTGATAGGTGCCATGGGCGCGCAGAAAGTACTGGTATATGTCCCTCTTCAGATAAATATTGGCCAGACTGCCGTTGTTTTACAGAGTGTCTTAGATGGACTGATGCCCAATCTGCTTCCCTTTGGCCTTATTATCGGAACTTGGCTGTTGCTTAAAAGAAAGGTTTCACCGGTCCTCGTTGTATTGATTCTTATGCTGATTGGTATCATCGGATATTACATCGGTATACTTGGGCTTATTGCTTAA
- a CDS encoding pyridoxamine 5'-phosphate oxidase family protein, with protein MRDAEKTIGNLIDKQGVSFISSLDDEGFPNTKAMLPPRKRDGIKTFYFTTNTSSMRVKQFRSNPKACIYFCDKRFFRGVMLKGTMEVLEDAASKEMIWQEGDTMYYPKGVTDPDYCVLKFIAQTGRYYANFSSENFMID; from the coding sequence ATGAGGGATGCAGAGAAAACGATCGGCAATTTGATTGACAAGCAGGGAGTTTCTTTTATAAGCTCATTGGATGATGAGGGATTCCCCAATACGAAAGCAATGCTGCCGCCAAGAAAACGGGATGGGATTAAGACCTTTTATTTTACTACAAATACCTCTTCCATGCGTGTCAAGCAATTTCGCAGCAATCCAAAGGCATGTATCTATTTTTGTGACAAACGGTTTTTTCGCGGTGTTATGCTAAAGGGTACAATGGAGGTCTTAGAGGATGCTGCAAGCAAGGAAATGATCTGGCAAGAGGGAGACACTATGTATTATCCAAAAGGAGTTACGGATCCGGATTATTGTGTGCTGAAATTTATTGCACAGACAGGCAGGTATTATGCTAACTTCAGTTCTGAAAACTTTATGATTGATTAA
- a CDS encoding PTS sugar transporter subunit IIA, which yields MFKIILFMHGNLAVEFIRASAMVFGEQKETVAYGLDLGCDVDELRNSIKNSILDSTSKGQEVLVLTDLMNGTPFNTMMQLGTECRFSHFTGINFPLLLEVLNRRMSQNMLSAINGLEEAAKNSVYNCDTFLSEENIP from the coding sequence ATGTTTAAAATTATTCTTTTTATGCATGGTAATCTTGCGGTAGAATTTATACGGGCATCTGCCATGGTATTTGGCGAACAAAAGGAGACAGTTGCATATGGATTGGATTTAGGTTGTGATGTGGATGAATTAAGAAACAGCATTAAGAATTCCATATTGGATTCCACAAGCAAGGGGCAGGAGGTACTTGTCTTAACTGATCTTATGAACGGGACTCCGTTTAATACTATGATGCAGCTGGGGACAGAGTGCAGGTTCAGTCACTTTACAGGCATTAATTTTCCGCTTTTACTGGAAGTCCTTAACAGGCGTATGTCCCAAAATATGCTCTCAGCCATAAATGGCCTGGAAGAGGCTGCTAAAAATAGCGTTTATAATTGTGATACATTTTTAAGTGAGGAGAATATACCATGA
- the rpoN gene encoding RNA polymerase factor sigma-54, with translation MKHKLTVEQRQLLSQNQISSLELLALCNCELSRYMENEYMENPLLEQINSRAESYTQEDYQAWYQSNYCKPLKNTAVFLEEGNESSSQEFDTSNTKNIYTYIYEQLELERYTDKQLGVIDFLIQSLDRNGFIDLEVPEIAQLTGVNEQVIEVCLSDLKKLEPYGIFAKNLAECLLIQIEILGLDDEILKKMITNHLTDISQGKISSITRALDISSAQARRYIALISTLNPRPLQGFGENEKQYIVPDVIVTMGPDGKWNIEINDNWCGDYQLNDYYLQMMAEVKEQELFEYFKKKLERAKFLIHAVEQRRKTIILITNAILEEQDEFFRYSGKLKPCTMTQMSEKLSVSTSTISRAVKDKYLQFPAGCILMKNLFSASVPVSDGSLINSDGVKELIRELVNEENKEKPFSDSKLAELLSEKGCRLSRRVIAKYREEIGISGSFERKMKNDMNKRVN, from the coding sequence ATGAAACATAAATTAACGGTTGAACAACGTCAGCTGCTATCTCAAAACCAGATATCTTCACTGGAATTGCTTGCATTATGCAATTGTGAGCTGAGCCGGTATATGGAAAATGAATATATGGAAAATCCTTTACTGGAACAAATAAATTCCAGAGCCGAATCTTATACTCAGGAAGATTATCAAGCGTGGTATCAATCAAATTACTGCAAGCCTTTAAAAAATACTGCAGTTTTTTTAGAGGAAGGCAATGAGAGCAGCAGCCAGGAGTTTGATACTTCAAATACGAAAAATATTTATACCTATATTTATGAGCAGCTGGAGTTAGAACGTTACACGGATAAACAATTAGGTGTTATTGATTTTTTAATTCAAAGCCTGGATCGTAATGGGTTTATCGATTTGGAAGTTCCGGAGATTGCACAGTTAACCGGTGTGAATGAACAGGTGATTGAAGTCTGTTTATCAGATTTAAAAAAGTTGGAGCCATACGGTATATTCGCAAAGAATCTGGCAGAATGCTTATTAATTCAGATCGAAATTCTGGGATTGGATGATGAAATTCTAAAAAAAATGATCACAAATCATTTAACAGACATATCTCAGGGGAAGATCAGTTCAATCACCCGTGCATTGGATATTTCATCGGCTCAGGCCAGGAGATATATTGCTCTTATAAGTACATTGAATCCAAGGCCGCTGCAGGGGTTTGGAGAGAACGAAAAGCAATATATTGTTCCGGATGTTATCGTTACTATGGGCCCGGATGGGAAATGGAATATAGAAATCAATGATAATTGGTGCGGCGACTATCAGTTAAATGATTACTATCTCCAGATGATGGCGGAAGTAAAAGAACAGGAGCTTTTTGAATACTTTAAGAAGAAGCTAGAGCGGGCAAAATTTCTCATTCATGCAGTGGAACAGAGGCGAAAGACGATTATCCTAATAACAAATGCAATATTGGAAGAGCAGGATGAGTTTTTCCGGTACTCCGGGAAGCTTAAACCGTGTACCATGACACAAATGTCAGAAAAACTGTCAGTTAGTACATCCACCATAAGCCGTGCTGTTAAGGATAAATATCTTCAGTTTCCCGCAGGCTGTATTCTGATGAAAAACTTATTTTCTGCGTCAGTTCCCGTAAGTGACGGCAGCCTGATTAATTCGGATGGCGTCAAAGAATTAATACGTGAACTCGTGAATGAAGAGAACAAAGAAAAGCCATTTAGTGATTCAAAACTTGCAGAATTACTTAGTGAAAAAGGGTGCCGCCTTTCCCGCAGAGTTATCGCCAAATACCGGGAAGAGATAGGGATCTCAGGTAGTTTTGAACGGAAAATGAAAAATGATATGAATAAACGAGTCAACTAA
- a CDS encoding phosphopentomutase translates to MKRFKRIFVVVIDSLGIGAMNNAAEYGDEGSDTLGHIDAAVDHLNLLNLEKLGLGNLRSLKHVKPVAEPKAYYGKLNEASVGKDTMTGHWEMMGLYITKPFQTFTDTGFPKELLDELEKRTGHKIVGNKSASGTEIMDELGEHQIATGDMIVYTSADSVLQICANEDTFGLQELYRCCEIARELTLRDEWKVGRVIARPYVGRKKGEFKRTPNRHDYALKPFGTTALNVLKDAGLDVISVGKIYDIFDGEGLTEGNKSQSSVHGMEQTIEIAKREFNGLCFVNLVDFDALWGHRRDPIGYGAELERFDEKLGELLPLLNDDDLLLITADHGNDPTFKGSDHTKEQVPFLAYSASYANCEELKEQNTFAVIGATVLDNFGLQKAQDMIGESIEELL, encoded by the coding sequence ATGAAACGATTTAAACGTATATTTGTAGTTGTAATTGATTCTTTAGGAATAGGTGCTATGAACAATGCCGCAGAGTACGGCGATGAGGGCAGCGATACCCTGGGCCATATTGATGCTGCAGTGGATCATCTTAATCTGCTTAATTTAGAAAAGCTTGGTTTGGGAAACCTGCGTTCCTTAAAGCATGTAAAGCCAGTAGCTGAACCTAAGGCTTATTATGGAAAACTTAATGAAGCCAGTGTGGGAAAAGACACCATGACAGGTCATTGGGAAATGATGGGGCTTTACATTACAAAGCCTTTCCAAACGTTTACGGATACAGGTTTTCCTAAAGAACTGCTTGATGAACTGGAAAAACGCACCGGACACAAGATTGTCGGAAATAAATCCGCCAGCGGTACGGAAATCATGGATGAACTGGGAGAGCATCAGATTGCTACCGGGGACATGATCGTTTACACTTCTGCAGATTCCGTGTTACAGATCTGTGCCAATGAGGATACCTTTGGCTTGCAGGAGCTTTACCGCTGCTGTGAGATTGCAAGGGAGCTTACCTTAAGGGATGAATGGAAGGTCGGCAGGGTCATTGCAAGACCTTATGTCGGCAGGAAGAAAGGCGAGTTTAAAAGAACTCCAAACCGCCATGATTATGCCTTAAAGCCCTTTGGAACCACTGCTCTTAATGTATTAAAGGATGCAGGCCTGGATGTGATCAGCGTAGGAAAGATCTATGATATTTTCGATGGCGAAGGGCTTACAGAAGGCAATAAATCCCAAAGCAGTGTTCATGGCATGGAACAGACCATAGAGATCGCGAAAAGAGAATTTAACGGTCTGTGCTTCGTGAACCTGGTTGATTTTGATGCCCTGTGGGGACACCGCCGGGATCCGATTGGCTACGGGGCTGAATTAGAACGGTTTGATGAAAAGCTGGGAGAGCTTTTGCCGCTTTTAAATGATGATGACCTGCTTCTGATTACGGCAGACCATGGCAACGATCCCACCTTTAAGGGAAGCGACCATACAAAGGAACAGGTGCCTTTCCTGGCCTATTCGGCTTCTTATGCCAACTGCGAAGAATTAAAGGAACAGAATACATTTGCAGTGATCGGGGCAACGGTTTTGGATAATTTCGGTTTGCAAAAAGCTCAGGATATGATTGGAGAGTCAATAGAGGAATTGCTTTAG
- a CDS encoding PTS sugar transporter subunit IIB, whose product MKNILVTRIDDRLIHGQVVTAWIKRYPINRILIIDDELSKNKLMERIYKAAAPVGVEVIIMDQEDAIDFLKEDPLVKENVMILVKIPQILEALLRAGIKVPKIILGGMGAKAGRMTFNKNVSANEEERECFKRIIGSGVEICYQLVPGDKEVNIRKLLS is encoded by the coding sequence ATGAAAAATATATTGGTGACAAGGATTGATGACAGGTTAATTCACGGTCAAGTGGTGACTGCATGGATAAAGCGTTATCCAATCAATAGAATTCTTATAATAGATGATGAATTGTCGAAAAACAAGCTGATGGAAAGGATATATAAGGCAGCAGCTCCGGTGGGGGTAGAAGTTATTATTATGGATCAAGAAGATGCAATAGATTTTTTAAAAGAGGATCCGCTTGTTAAAGAGAATGTCATGATTCTGGTAAAGATACCTCAAATATTGGAAGCATTGCTACGCGCAGGGATTAAAGTACCTAAAATCATATTAGGAGGCATGGGGGCAAAGGCAGGAAGAATGACGTTTAATAAAAATGTTTCTGCCAATGAAGAAGAAAGGGAGTGTTTTAAACGGATAATCGGGAGCGGCGTAGAGATTTGCTATCAGCTGGTTCCTGGAGATAAAGAAGTGAATATAAGGAAGCTTTTGTCATAA